A single genomic interval of Labrus mixtus chromosome 6, fLabMix1.1, whole genome shotgun sequence harbors:
- the LOC132975920 gene encoding coiled-coil domain-containing protein 85A-like, translating into MEKGAQQQQLPKSAEGPADDISKINDEELLKWGKEELVRRLRRAEAEKRGVIVEHGNLMREVNRRLQQHLNEIRSLKDVNQKLQEDNQELRDLCCFLDDDRQKGKKVSREWQRLGRYSAGLMRKEVAIYLQKLKELEQRQVEVIRENLELKEVCLMLEEERAAAVTGGGGGGLGGPGRRSSIDSQSSLSQLGGGVPAPGLLRDVGDGSSTSSAGSTDSPDNPHLKPPPMGSNTMPGSGSRCGSTEHHHKPGEVCDSTGRRHSSTPEYHTFPQSCRPRGGSLTNLDPRGLRGHSPEKHSKSPTRLPCESHHQPCSSDLLAQKQLSMSGQASPGCGKGSAKSSPELSQRHRQVHMAGGGCGSPEAKHAAMVTPEHLRKGRVIVGSPESIRHHHHYQHSPGGEHGRYTSGSPSRDGGQRRVAAGDEMASHHQSLYNALISAGCCTNSCRSVKLWDSFDAS; encoded by the exons ATGGAGAAAGgcgcacagcagcagcagctgcccAAAAGCGCAGAGGGTCCGGCGGACGACATCTCCAAAATAAACGACGAGGAGCTGCTGAAGTGGGGCAAAGAGGAGCTGGTGCGGCGCCTGCGGAGGGCAGAGGCGGAGAAGAGGGGCGTAATTGTGGAGCACGGAAATCTGATGCGGGAGGTGAACCGGAGACTCCAGCAGCACCTGAACGAGATCCGGAGTTTGAAG GACGTGAACCAGAAACTGCAGGAGGATAACCAGGAGCTGCGGGACCTGTGCTGCTTCCTAGACGACGACCGTCAGAAGGGGAAGAAGGTGTCTCGTGAGTGGCAGCGTCTGGGCCGCTACAGCGCCGGCCTGATGAGGAAGGAGGTGGCCATCTACCTGCagaagctgaaggagctggagcAGCGGCAGGTGGAGGTGATCCGGGAGAACCTGGAGCTAAAGGAGGTGTGTTTaatgctggaggaggagagggctgcGGCTGTGACAGGAGGGGGCGGAGGTGGGCTGGGAGGTCCTGGGCGCAGGAGCTCCATTGACAGTCAGAGCAGTTTGTCCCAGTTGGGTGGAGGTGTCCCGGCACCTGGCCTGCTAAGGGACGTCGGTGATGGGAGCAGCACCTCTAGTGCGGGGAGTACAGATAGCCCAGATAACCCCCACCTTAAACCCCCTCCAATGGGCTCCAACACCATGCCTGGATCTGGGTCAAGGTGTGGCTCCACAGAACACCACCACAAACCTGGAGAGGTGTGTGATTCCACAGGAAGGAGGCATAGCTCCACCCCGGAGTACCACACCTTCCCTCAGTCTTGCCGCCCCCGTGGGGGATCCCTCACCAACTTGGATCCTCGTGGACTAAGAGGACACAGCCCAGAGAAACACAGCAAGTCCCCCACCAGACTTCCCTGCGAGTCCCACCACCAACCCTGTAGCTCTGACCTTCTAGCCCAGAAACAGCTCTCGATGTCAGGGCAGGCATCACCAGGCTGTGGGAAGGGATCAGCCAAGTCCAGCCCAGAGCTGAGTCAGAGACACAGGCAGGTTCACATGGCAGGGGGCGGCTGTGGGAGTCCTGAGGCCAAACATGCGGCCATGGTGACACCTGAGCATCTTAGGAAAGGAAGGGTGATTGTTGGTAGTCCTGAGTCCATAAGGCACCACCATCACTACCAGCACAGCCCTGGTGGGGAGCATGGGAGGTATACCAGTGGCTCCCCCAGCAGGGATGGAGGTCAGAGGAGGGTGGCAGCAGGAGATGAGATGGCCTCCCACCACCAGAGTCTGTACAACG